Proteins encoded in a region of the Sebastes fasciatus isolate fSebFas1 chromosome 9, fSebFas1.pri, whole genome shotgun sequence genome:
- the kcnk1b gene encoding potassium channel subfamily K member 1b, with protein sequence MLQSLASNSCVRLIQSHRSTWYFVSLVLGYVLYLVFGAVVFSSVELPYEDLLRQELRAIKKQFLQENECLSEERLERFLKKALDASNYGVSILNNASANWNWDFTSALFFASTVLSTTGYGHTAPLSDGGKAFCIIYSVIGIPFTLLFLTAVVQRIMVFSTRRPIMYVSRRWGLSKPLVAIVHASLLTTLAVSCFFLIPAAIFSTLEENWNFLESFYFCFISLSTIGLGDYVPGEATNQKFRALYKVGITVYLLLGLIVMLVVLETLCELQQLKQLRKMFYLKKDKQQDRLAILEHDHLSFNTVSNRATAYTEGKPHPFVSVSSLASPNDDPMIQ encoded by the exons ATGCTCCAGTCTCTAGCCAGTAATTCGTGTGTGCGCTTGATCCAGAGTCACAGATCGACATGGTACTTTGTCTCTCTGGTCCTGGGTTATGTTCTTTATCTCGTCTTCGGCGCTGTTGTCTTCTCCTCGGTGGAGCTGCCTTATGAAGACCTCCTGCGACAGGAGCTGAGGGCCATCAAGAAACAGTTCCTGCAGGAGAATGAGTGTCTCTCCGAGGAGCGTCTGGAGAGGTTTCTAAAGAAAGCCCTGGACGCCAGTAATTATGGGGTTTCCATCCTCAACAACGCCTCTGCTAACTGGAACTGGGACTTCACCTCTGCACTGTTCTTTGCCAGCACCGTGCTGTCCACCACAG GATATGGTCACACAGCACCTCTGTCAGATGGCGGGAAAGCCTTCTGCATCATCTACTCAGTGATCGGCATCCCcttcaccctcctcttcctcaccgcCGTGGTGCAAAGGATCATGGTGTTCAGCACGCGGAGGCCGATCATGTACGTCTCCAGGCGCTGGGGCCTGTCCAAGCCACTGGTGGCCATCGTCCATGCCTCTCTGCTCACCACGTTGGCCGTCTCTTGCTTCTTCCTCATCCCCGCCGCCATCTTCTCAACGCTGGAGGAGAACTGGAACTTCCTGGAGTCCTTCTACTTCTGCTTCATTTCCCTCAGCACCATCGGCCTGGGTGACTACGTACCCGGAGAGGCCACGAATCAGAAGTTCAGGGCGCTCTACAAAGTGGGCATCACCG TCTACCTGCTCCTGGGTCTGATCGTCATGCTGGTGGTGCTGGAGACCCTCTgcgagctgcagcagctgaagCAGCTGAGGAAGATGTTCTACCTGAAGAAGGACAAGCAGCAGGACCGCCTCGCCATCCTGGAGCACGACCACCTGTCCTTCAATACTGTGTCCAACAGAGCCACAGCTTACACGGAGGGCAAACCCCATCCGTTTGTTAGCGTTTCTTCTCTGGCCTCTCCCAATGATGATCCCATGATCCAGTAA